ACGGCTGCAGCACCATCATCGACAACAGCTTCGCCAGCCCGCTGCACCAGAACCCGATTGAATATGGGATTGATTTGGTGGTACACTCCTGCACGAAGTATATAGGCGGGCACTCTGATGTGATGGGCGGCGTTGTCTGCGGCTCCCGCGAAAATATATATAAAATCTTTAAGGGGGAGTATATGACGTTGGGTGCGGTGATGTCGCCGCACGATGCGTGGCTGTTCATCCGGGGGCTGCGCACGCTGCCGGTGCGGATGGAGCGGGTGGCAGCCTCCACACGAAAGGTGGTGGAGTACCTGGCGCGGCACCCGAAAGTGGAGCAGGTGCTATTCCCGTTTCTGCCCGCGCACCCGCAATATGAACTGGCGCAGCGGCAGATGCGGAATAACTCGGGCCAGTTCTCGTTGCTGCTTCGGGCAGACAAGCTCGCGCAGGCGGACCGCTTTTGCGACAGCCTGCAGCACTTCCTGATGGCGGCCTCCTGGGGCGGCCACGAGTCACTTGTTTTCCCGATATCCGCCACCTACGCCTCCGAAGAGATGAAATCGGACCTGCCTTTCAACCTCGTGCGGTTTTATATAGGCTTGGAGGACCCGGATTACCTCATCCGGGACCTGGAGCAGGCGCTGGCTAAAATGTAATGGCCGCCTTTTTATATAAGGTATGTTATATATGATTTGCCTGAGCTGCTTTCCTGGAATTATATATAACCCGGGTGTGCCGGAATTGGTAAAGGAGTAAAAAAGCATGAAGATGGACATCGTAGACAGACCGGATATCGCCAACAACGCCCATGCCGCCACCCT
This window of the Pontibacter russatus genome carries:
- a CDS encoding trans-sulfuration enzyme family protein; the protein is MDLSYIINELGEERERYFNAVAPPIIQSSNFANRTVAEMRHKMQHEAEEYLYSRGNNPTVTILEKKLAALEGAEDAIAFGSGMGAVAAAVLSQVKAGDHIICINHPYSWAKTLMRKFLPRFGVNLTMVAGDDIENFEVAIRPNTTLIYLESPTSFTFELQDLAAVAALAKQHGCSTIIDNSFASPLHQNPIEYGIDLVVHSCTKYIGGHSDVMGGVVCGSRENIYKIFKGEYMTLGAVMSPHDAWLFIRGLRTLPVRMERVAASTRKVVEYLARHPKVEQVLFPFLPAHPQYELAQRQMRNNSGQFSLLLRADKLAQADRFCDSLQHFLMAASWGGHESLVFPISATYASEEMKSDLPFNLVRFYIGLEDPDYLIRDLEQALAKM